Below is a window of Demequina muriae DNA.
GACCGCCCCAGCCCTCGACGGCACCCAGCCGGTCCATCGGCACACGCAGAGTGAGCCGGATCCGGTCAGACACATTCAGCCCCTCGGCCTTGCGCCGGTCCTGCACCGTGCGGATGACGTCGCGTGCGTAGCCCTCGGCCTCGAGCTCAGGCGTGAGGCCGGTCTCGAGGAGGACGAACCCTCCGCTGGGAAGCACCGCGGCTGCCTGCTCCGAACCCGCGTCCGACCCAGCGGAACCTCCACCGATCACCGTCGCGAGCTCGTACTCTCCCTCGACCAGCGCGACGCCACCGGCGACCACCTCTCCGGACGCGGACAGCGACCAGTCGCCCGTCTTGGAGCCCCGGATCGCGGCCTGGACCTCCTTGCCGATGCGAGGACCGGCTGCGCGAGCATTGACCGTCAGCTGCTGCTCGACCGGGTGAGCGGCGGTGAACTCCGCGACCGCCTGCACGTGCACGGCCTTGACGTTGAGCTCGGCGGCCACCAGGCCGGCGTAGGGATCGAAGGCCGCGACATCGTCGACGGCGACGTGCAGCGCCGCGAGCGGCTGGCGCACGCGGATCTGCTCCTTCTTGCGAAGGGCGTGCGCCGTCGACACGACCTCACGCACCTGGTCCATCACGTCGCCCAGGGACGTATCGCGCCAGGCTTCGGGAGCCGTCGGGTAGTCGGTCAGGTGCACCGAGCGCCCGCCCGTGAGCCCACGCCAGATCTCTTCCGTGAGCAGCGGCAGCAGCGGCGCCGCGACGCCCGTGATCGTCACGAGCACCGTGTAGAGCGTGTCGAAGGCCTGGGGGTCCTCGTCCCAGAACCGGTCGCGCTGCGTGCGCACGTACCAGTTGGTGAGCAGGTCCATCGAGGCGGTCAGCGAGGCCGATGCGCCCGGCACGTCGTATGCGTCCAGCTGCGCGGTCATGGTGTCGACGAGCTCGGCCGTCTTGGCGAGCACGTACCGGTCCATCACCGGCAGCGAGGCGACGTCCGCGTCGGCCACGAGCGAGGCCTGATAGCCCGCTCCCCCGTTCGCGGCTCCCGCATAGAGCTGGAAGAAGTAGTACGAGCTCCACAGCGGCAGCATCACCTCGCGCACGCCCTCGCGGATGCCCTCCTCGGTCACCACCAGGTTGCCGCCGCGCAGGATCGGCGAGGCCATCAGGAACCAGCGCATCGCGTCGGAGCCGTCGCGGTGGAACACCTCGTTGACGTCCGGGTAGTTGCGCAGGCTCTTGCTCATCTTGCGCCCGTCGGAGCCGAGCACGATGCCGTGAGAGATGCACGTCGTGAACGCCGGCCGGTCGAACAAGGCCGTCGCAAGCACGTGCATCACGTAGAACCAGCCGCGGGTCTGCCCGATGTACTCGACGATGAAGTCCGCCGGGTGGTGGCCATCGAACCACTCCCGGTTGTCGAAGGGGTAGTGCACCTGCGCGAAGGGCATGGACCCGGAGTCGAACCACACGTCGAACACGTCGGGGATGCGGCGCATGGTCGACTGGCCCGTGGGGTCGTCAGGGTTGGGCCGTGTGAGGTCGTCGATGTACGGGCGGTGCAGGTCGGGCTCGCCGTCCTCGTTCACCGGCAGGCGGCCGAAGTCGCGCTCGATGTCCTCGAGCGACCCGTACACGTCGGTGCGAGGAAAAGCAGGGTCGTCACTCACCCACACCGGGATGGGCGTGCCAAAGTAGCGGTTGCGGGAGATCGACCAGTCGCGGGCGCCCTCGAGCCATTTGCCGAACTGCCCCTCCTTGATGTGGTCCGGCACCCAGCGGATGTCCTCGTTCAGCTCGACCATGCGATCGCGAAACTCGGTGACCCGCACGAACCAGGACGAGATCGCGCGGTAGATCAGCGGATTGCGGCACCGCCAGCAGTGCGGATACGAGTGGTCGTAGGTCTCGTGACGCAGCACGACTCCGGCGTCCTTGAGGTCGCGGATGATCGGCGCGTTGGCCTCGAACACCTGCTGGCCCTCATAGTCAGGCACCTCACTCGTGAAGCGGCCCTTCGAGTCGACCGGGATGACGGTCTCGATGCCCACGGCACCGCACACCGCCGCATCGTCCTCACCGAAGGCCGGCGCGAGGTGCACCAGCCCGGAGCCGTCCTCGGTCGTGACGAAGTCCGCGACCAGGATCTGGTGCGCGTTCTCGCGGCCCGTGAAGTAGTCGAACGGCGGCTGATACGTGAGCCCGGCCAGCTCCGCGCCGGTCACGGTCGCGACGACGGTCGCGCCCTCACCCAGTTCGCGCGCATACGCGCCCAGGCGAGCCGATGCGAGCACGACCCTGCGGCCCACGAACTCGCCCTCGACGGGCGAGACCACCGAGTACTCGACCTCGGGGCCTACGGCGACGGCGAGGTTGGACGGCAGCGTCCACGGCGTGGTGGTCCACACGACGGCCGATGCGCCGGTCAGTGCGGCCTTCACGTCGTCCCCGAGCGCGGCTGCGGCCACGGCAGCAGGATCGAGCGGCAGCAGCACCGTCAGCGCGGGGTCCTGGCGCATCTGGTAGACGTCGTCGTCCATGCGCAGCTCGTGGTTGCTGAGGGGAGTCTCGTCGCGCCAGCAGTACGGCAGCACCCGATAGCCCTCGTACGCGAGGCCCTTGTCATGCAGCGACTTGAACGCCCACAGCACGGACTCCATGTACGTGACGTCGAGGGTCTTGTAGTCGTTCTCGAAGTCGACCCAGCGGGCCTGACGAGTGACGTACTCCTCCCACTCGTCGGTGTACTTCAGCACCGACTCGCGACACACCTTGTTGAAGGCGGCGATGCCCATCTCGTCGATCTGGGCCTTGTCGGTGATCCCCAGCACGCGCTCGGCCTCGAGCTCGGCGGGCAGCCCGTGCGTGTCCCAGCCGAACCGACGCTCGACCTTCTTGCCGCGCATGGTCTCGAAGCGCGGCACCACGTCCTTGGCGTACCCGGTCAGCAGGTGGCCGTAGTGCGGCAGCCCGTTGGCGAACGGAGGGCCGTCGTAGAACACGAACTCCTGCGCGGTCTCACGGTTGTCGATCGACGCCTGGAACGTGCCGTCGGACTTCCAGTACGCGAGCACATCCTCCTCGATGGAGGGAAAGCTCGGCGAGGCGGGCACTTCGGAGCCGGGGCGATGCTGCGGGTACATGCGATTCCTTCGGTGGTCCTGGACACAAGACTGCTGTCACGAGGACGCTCCCAGGTCCCGACCGCATCGGCCGCGATCCCGCTCGCGCGGTACCACCTCGCTTGCCCCGCTCGCCCGCTGCTGCGGACGGTGCGTGACCGCTCATGTCCCCGAGGGGACTCGCTGTGACGGGCTGCCCGTGCGGTTCTACTGAGGCGTGACGCCCGTTCTTCCGCAAGCTCACCGGTGATGGCCGGGTCGTCGCTTGTGCGACCAGTATAGGCAGTGCGCCCGATGCGGGGGTCAAGCGGCGCTCTGACGTGCCCCAGCAGTGCACCAGGTCACGTTCTCGGCCACTTCGTGCGCTCCTGCACTGCTGGGGAGATGGCGGGCGGGCAGAGATCGCGCGGGGAGAGGTCAGGCGCCGACGGTGTCGGCGAGGACCTCGGCAAGGCGCTGCGCGCTGGGCCGGCGCAGCACCGCGGCCACATAGCGATCTGCGCGCAGCACGGCCACCTGACCCGACCGCAGATGGGAGCCCCGCGGCGCGGACTCGAGGCGCACCGCGATCATGCCGGGCGGCACTGCCGGAGGGTCGCACGCGATCGAGATGACTGCGGCGCGCCCCTGGGTGTGCGTCACCATCCGGGTGCCATCCGGGAGCACCACGTTCGCCAGTCGGCGGCCCACGGGACCAAGGCCGATGCGGCTCGACCCGCGCAGCCGCACGGAGTGATGGGGACGGTAGCGGAGGTCGCGCATCGACAGCCGTCGCGTGAGCATGCGCGTGAACCACGACAGCCGCGTCGCGATCCGCAGCGCGAAGAACCCGAGCGGTCGCAGCCACGGCGGAGTCGCGAACTCGAGAAGAGAGTTGATCTGCGCGCGACGCGCCACCACGTCCGCGGCATGCTCGCGCTCGCCGGCGTAGCCGTCCAGCATGGACTCCGCCGTGGGGCCGTCGCCGGCCCGCAGCGCCGCGGCAAGCGACCACGCGAGGTTCTCCGCATCCTGGATACCCTGGTTCATGCCCTGCCCACCCGCGGGCGACACCAGGTGCGCGCTGTCGCCCGCGAGGAGGATCCGCCCGCCGAGCCGGAAGTCGGGCACGCGCTGCTGGTACAGCGTGGTCTGGCTCTGCCACAGCACGTCGAGCTCGCGCTCGCCGAAGAGCTGATGCGCGAAGCCTTCGAGTCGCTCCACTGGCAGATCGGGCTTGCGCGGCGGCGGGCCGTCGGTCGCCGTCGTGGTGGGATTGGTGAGCGCCTCGAGCGAGGCCAGCACCCGCCATCGGCCCGGCCCGAATCGCAGGCCGGCGAGCAGGCCGGGCTGCTTCGCGACGAGCCGCACGGGACTCAGGTCCGCGTCGTCCTCGAGCGCAATGTCGAACACGAGGAGGTCGTGGTCGATGATGCGTCCTTCATGGCGCACGCCTTGAGACTCGCGCACCGCGGAGCGGGATCCGTCCGCGCCGACCACGTAGGCCGCCCTGATCGTCGTCACGCCTCCGTCGGGCGATGCGATGTCCACGTCCGCCCCCGCATCGTCCAGCCGGACATCGGTGACGTCGCCGTCCACCAGGTCGATGCCGGACGCACTCGTCACCGCTTCACGCAGCAGTCGCTCGGTCGAGGACTGCGGGATCAGCAGCAGGCCCGGCATCGCGCTCTCGGCCGCGAGCGCCGTGAAGTCCACGGTGAAGGCGGGCCGACCCGTCTCGACCGTGACGGGAGAGACGGCATCCCGCGCATCGCCCGCCGCGAGGAATCGCTCGCTGAGACCCCACGCGTCGAGCGTCTCGAGCGTGCGTCCCCAGACGCCGAAGGCCTTGGACCCCACCGTGGGCTCGGCGCGCCGCTCGACGAGGGTGCAGCGCACGCCATGGTGAGCGAGGCCGAGGGCGGTCGCCATTCCGACAGGCCCAGCGCCGACCACGATCACGTCGCCTTCGATGCTCGTCACGTCAGCCGACACCTCCTCGAGGGCATGAACACCCACGTCCTTGCGTTTATTCAGCCAGACCGACCCGCGGGAGGGAGCGAACGTGACCATCCAGGCCGAGCCACTCGAAGTGCTCGACGTCCTGTGGGACGTCGAGATGCCCTCCGGCGACCGGCTCCCCGTGCACAAGGCCGATGCGCGAGCCAAGCTCGAGGACCGCGGCCAGCAACGCGCGGCTCGGATGCTCGACGGCCTGCCCGTGCGCAAGGACGGCACCCTCGAGGAGGTGCCCGTCGACCAGGTCTTCCTCGCCGTGCACCTCGAGCTCGCGCGCCTGTCCGAGTTCGTGCACGTGCCGCAGCGCATGGCGTCGTCGCTGGCGCCCATCGTCGCGCAGCTGCGTGACGACGCTGGAGGCACCATCCGCGTGGTCGACGTGGGGTGCGGCATCGGCTTCGACACCCGGGTGCTGGCCGCGACCCGCGCGCTCGGCCCCGATGTGGAGTTCGTCGGGCTCGACTTCAACTCCCTGCTGGTGGACGCGGCGGCGCGGCTGGCGAGAGCCGAGGACATCCCGGTGCGGTTCATTCACGGCGACGCCCTGGACCCGAGCCTCGCGATCGATGATCCGGCACGCACGCTCATGATCTCCTCCGGCGTGCTCCACCACATCGGGCGAGACTCCCTGGGCGACTTCTTTGCGCGGCACGGCGATCTGGGGGTGGCGGGCTTCGCCCACTTCGACCCCTCGCCCGGGTTCTGGACCCATGCGGGCGCCTGGATGCTGCATCGCACGCGCATGCGAGAGCCGATCTCACGCCATGACGGCTCGATGTCAATGCGACGGGCGCTCAGCGCACAGGAGCTGCTCGACAGCGCGACGGCTCGCATCGGCGATGACTACGAACTGACCTGCGAGGACGTCTCGCGCTACATCCCGCAGCCCGAGAAGATCGTGCGGCCGATCGTGGGCAGGCGGCGATGAGCGGCCTCATGGACGCCGTGGGCGCGTGGCCCATCTGGGACCTCACCGTCGCCGAGTGGGCGGTGTTCGGTGCGCTGCTGCTCGTGGTGCTCCAGCACGGCGGCACGGCCGGCATCCATGCGGCCATGGGCCGCGACGGCATGATCGACCACCGCCGGGCGGAGCTCATCGGGGCGCGGCGCGGCACGATCGCGCTCGTGGTGCTGATGTTCCCCGTGCTGATCATCTGGGCGTTCGACGCCCTGTCCGGCCCCGACCGGATGGAACTGTACGTGCGTGCCAACTGGGCGATCCTGGCCGTGTATCTGCCGGTGACGCTGCTGGCGCTCACGAGCTTCATCCTCGCCCGCACGACGCCGTGGCAGGTGCGCTCGAACATGAACTCGGTGGTGATCGGCACGCTCGAGTTCGTCCGCACCGGCATCGCGGCGGCAGGCATGCTCGCTGGCGTGCTGGTGACACGGGACGTGCGCGTCGCGGTGATCGGCGGGCTCGCGGTCGTCGCAGGGGCGCTGGTGGCCCGGGTCACGCGCCGGTGGTGGTACTCGCGCCCCGTGCAGCTGGCGGATCTGGGTGAGCCCGCACGCGCCGAGGGAGCCGCCGACGCGGCCTGATTCGCGCCCGTGAGGACGCCGCGAGAGGCCATGAGAGGCCGGTCCCTGTGGGAACATTGAGGGGGCCGCGCCCGTTGGCTGAACGAGGGGACGCGGACCTGCGTCAACTGTGTCAGTTGCCTCGCACACTCCGCCTCGTACCAGCCCCTTTTCCTCCCCCACGAATCACGAAAGCCGCCCGCGTTGTCCGACTCCACCAGCACTCTCGAGCTCGATCTGGGCGACGACGACGCGGCCGAGCCCCTGGCGGACACACAGGAGCTGCCTGTCGGCTCGCTGCCGGGCTTCGACCCGTCGAACTACGAGTCTGAGCCGGCCACCCTTTCCATCCCGATCGCGGGCGGCACCACCGCCACGATGGTGCTCGACGAGCCCGATCCCGGCTATCGCTCAGAAGACGCCCTGTCGCTCTCGCCGCGTCGGGCCCGGCTCGGACTGATCACCCTCGCCGTGGGCGCTTTCGCCGCCGGTGCGAACGAGGCGTCCGTGGTCGCATTGAGCACGACGATCGCCGCGGGGCTGGACGTGCCTGTCTCCTCGATCGGGCTGCTCGCGACCGCGTTCGCGCTCACCGTCGTGGTGGCGACCCTGCCGCTGACGATGGTCACCAAGCGCGTGAGCCGGAGGGTCGCGCTGAGTGCGACGTTCGGCGTGTGGACCTCCGGCGTCGTGGTGGTCGCGAACGCTGATGGGCTCGCCATGTTCGCCACGGGACGCGTGATCTCCGCCACCGCGCATGCGCTGTTCTGGGCGGTGGTGGCGCCCGCCGCGGCAAGCCTGTTCGCCCCGCACCTGCGGGCACGCACGGTGACGACCATCATGCTGGGCTCCGCCGCCGCTGGAGTCCTCGGCACCCCGCTCGTCACGGCGCTCGGCACCTCCGTCGCCTGGCAGGCGCCGTACTGGGGGCTCGCCGTCATCGGCCTGGTCCTGGCGGTCGCTCTCGCGGTGGTGCTCCCCTCGTCGCGCTCCGCCACCACTCAGCACAGCACGGTCGGCGACCTGCCGTCGTGGCCCGCTTTCGCGCGGGTGCTCGGCGTCACGCTGGTCGCGACCACGGCGATGTCACTCACCTGGACGTACGTGGTGCCCTTGCTGACCGATGAGGTGGGCATGCCCGCCTCGTCGCTGCCGCTGCTGTTCGGCCTGGGCGGCGCCGTCGCGGTGGCCGCCACGCTCGGCATCTCCGGCCACCTGTCGCGACGGCCCGTGCACACCGTCGCGCTCGCCATCGGCTCCCTCGCGGTCGCGTGGTGCCTGCTGGCACTCGGCCAGACCTGGTCGGCCGTGGCCTTCCAGGTGGTCCAGGCGGCGTCGTGGGCGGTCGCGGTCACGGCGCTGCTGAACTGGGCCATGCGACACACCCCGTGGCGCACCGAGATGGGCGCAGGCGCCTACACCGTGGTGTTCAACGTGGGCGCGGCGCTGGGGCCGGTGCTCGGCGCGGTGGTCGTGGCGACGTGGGGTGCGCGGTGGCTGCCACTGGTCTCCCTCGCGCTGACCCTCGTCGCCGCGGGCATCCTCGCGACTGTCGACAGCCGCACCATCCGCCGCCTGAGCGTGCCGCGTCAGGTGCGCGCGGCCCTCGCCGCACAGGCCGCGCTCAACGAGCGTCGCCGCGAGTGGTGGTGGCGTCAGCAGCTCAACCACCACCAGCCGCGCGCGTACGCCGACCTGGCCGCACGCCGCCCACGCTCGTCACGGATCAAGACGAGCGGCAAGGCGGCCAGCAAGTCCGGAACGAAGCCGCGGACGCGCAGGTCGGAGTCCCCGCGCAAGGACCCCGCCGCCAAGGGCGGCGCGGCGCTCAGGAAGGTCGTGAAGGGCCCCATCGGCAAGAGCGCCCGTCCGCAGCGCGAGGCCAAGCGGCCTCCTGACAGCGGCGAGCCCGGGGTCTGACACGCCCTGCGAGCGTCGATGCGCGCGCATAGGGTGGCGATATGTCCCGACGGCCCCTCATTCCTCGGCACTCCGGCACCCGACCGCTGCCACGCCTCCGCGCGGCTCGGTCCGGTGCCATCGTCGCCGCGACGATGCTCGCGCTCGCTGCGTGCTCATCCGATGCGACTCCGGACGCCACGACCGGCTCGCCCGATGACGTCCCGGGCGTCACCGCGGGCAGCGCCTCTCCCCCGCCATCGGCCCAGCCGCCGTCGGTGTCGCGTGAGGTCGCGGAGATGGTGGTCGTGGCTCGCGAGGACGTGGCGACGGGACTGTCCGCTCCGTGGGCCATGGCGTTCGAGCCCGACGGGTCGATCCTCGTCACCGAGCGAGACGACGGCCGCGTCCTGCGCGTGAGCCCCGACGGCACCCCGACGGAACTCACGGGTCCGGGCGCCGAGGCACTCGCCGAGACCGACGCCACAGGCGAGGCCGGGCTGCTGGGGATCGCGCTGCTGCCCTCGGACCCGAGCGTGCTGTACGCCTACCTGACGCGTGCTGATGGCAATGCCGTGGTGCGCATGAGCCTCGACGGCGACGTCCTGGACGCGCCGGTCGATGTCGTCGCCGGCATCCCGAAGGCGTCGAACCACGACGGCGGCCGCATCGCCTTCGGCCCCGACGGCCACCTCTACGTCGCGACCGGGGACGCCGCTCAGGCCGACCTCGCGCAGGATCGATCCACTCTCCACGGCACGATTCTGCGCGTCGTCGCCGACGGACCCGACGGCGAGGAGGATGGCGCACCCGCTCCCGACAACCCCTTCGGCGACCTCGTGTGGAGCTACGGCCACCGCAACGTGCAGGGCCTCGGGTGGTCCCCCGACGGCACGATGCTCGCCTCGGAGTTCGGCCAGGCCGACGCGGACGAGCTCAACGTCATCGTGCCGGGGGCCAACTACGGGTGGCCCGTGGTCGAAGGACTGATCGGCGCCCCGGACGGCACCGGGCTCGGCCAGACCGTCGACGGCCTGACGTACCCGGTGGCCGAATGGCGCCCCACCGCGGCGGCCTCCCCCAGTGGCATCGCGGTCACCGCCGAGGGCGCCTACGTGGCTGCCCTGCGGGGCGAGGCCATCTATCGCGTGCCCTTCACCGCGGAGGGGGTGGGCGAGCCGCAGGTGCTGGTGGACGACCTGGGGCGTGTGCGCGCCGTGACGATCGGTCCGGACGGAGCGCTCTATGCGCTGACCAACAACACCGATGGCCGGGGCGACCCCCGTGACGGCGACGACCGCATCGTCCGGCTGGAGCTCGAGCCAGTGGAGTGACCGGCATTCGCCCGCCCAGACGCCGAGACGCGCAGTTGTGCAGTGCGACGTGGCGCGAGCTGCGACGCTAGTCCTGGCCGTCGGGACAGACGTCCGGAGGTCCGACCTCGGGCATGACGGCCACCTGAACGCTGTGCAGGTGCGATTTGGGCCCTCGTGACTTGGCCTCGTATCGCGCGAGGAGCGCGAGCAGCTCGTCGCCCAACTCGGCGCGCTCCTCGTCAGTGAGCCACAGCGCTGCGTGCCGCACGGTGAGGCTGGACTGTGACCACTCGTCGCCCGCCTGCGCGAGATAGCGGCTGGAGCTGGCGACCATGAGGTCGGCGAGGGTCTGGACCGCCGCGAGCG
It encodes the following:
- a CDS encoding MFS transporter, producing MSDSTSTLELDLGDDDAAEPLADTQELPVGSLPGFDPSNYESEPATLSIPIAGGTTATMVLDEPDPGYRSEDALSLSPRRARLGLITLAVGAFAAGANEASVVALSTTIAAGLDVPVSSIGLLATAFALTVVVATLPLTMVTKRVSRRVALSATFGVWTSGVVVVANADGLAMFATGRVISATAHALFWAVVAPAAASLFAPHLRARTVTTIMLGSAAAGVLGTPLVTALGTSVAWQAPYWGLAVIGLVLAVALAVVLPSSRSATTQHSTVGDLPSWPAFARVLGVTLVATTAMSLTWTYVVPLLTDEVGMPASSLPLLFGLGGAVAVAATLGISGHLSRRPVHTVALAIGSLAVAWCLLALGQTWSAVAFQVVQAASWAVAVTALLNWAMRHTPWRTEMGAGAYTVVFNVGAALGPVLGAVVVATWGARWLPLVSLALTLVAAGILATVDSRTIRRLSVPRQVRAALAAQAALNERRREWWWRQQLNHHQPRAYADLAARRPRSSRIKTSGKAASKSGTKPRTRRSESPRKDPAAKGGAALRKVVKGPIGKSARPQREAKRPPDSGEPGV
- a CDS encoding FAD-dependent oxidoreductase, translating into MTSIEGDVIVVGAGPVGMATALGLAHHGVRCTLVERRAEPTVGSKAFGVWGRTLETLDAWGLSERFLAAGDARDAVSPVTVETGRPAFTVDFTALAAESAMPGLLLIPQSSTERLLREAVTSASGIDLVDGDVTDVRLDDAGADVDIASPDGGVTTIRAAYVVGADGSRSAVRESQGVRHEGRIIDHDLLVFDIALEDDADLSPVRLVAKQPGLLAGLRFGPGRWRVLASLEALTNPTTTATDGPPPRKPDLPVERLEGFAHQLFGERELDVLWQSQTTLYQQRVPDFRLGGRILLAGDSAHLVSPAGGQGMNQGIQDAENLAWSLAAALRAGDGPTAESMLDGYAGEREHAADVVARRAQINSLLEFATPPWLRPLGFFALRIATRLSWFTRMLTRRLSMRDLRYRPHHSVRLRGSSRIGLGPVGRRLANVVLPDGTRMVTHTQGRAAVISIACDPPAVPPGMIAVRLESAPRGSHLRSGQVAVLRADRYVAAVLRRPSAQRLAEVLADTVGA
- the ileS gene encoding isoleucine--tRNA ligase, which gives rise to MYPQHRPGSEVPASPSFPSIEEDVLAYWKSDGTFQASIDNRETAQEFVFYDGPPFANGLPHYGHLLTGYAKDVVPRFETMRGKKVERRFGWDTHGLPAELEAERVLGITDKAQIDEMGIAAFNKVCRESVLKYTDEWEEYVTRQARWVDFENDYKTLDVTYMESVLWAFKSLHDKGLAYEGYRVLPYCWRDETPLSNHELRMDDDVYQMRQDPALTVLLPLDPAAVAAAALGDDVKAALTGASAVVWTTTPWTLPSNLAVAVGPEVEYSVVSPVEGEFVGRRVVLASARLGAYARELGEGATVVATVTGAELAGLTYQPPFDYFTGRENAHQILVADFVTTEDGSGLVHLAPAFGEDDAAVCGAVGIETVIPVDSKGRFTSEVPDYEGQQVFEANAPIIRDLKDAGVVLRHETYDHSYPHCWRCRNPLIYRAISSWFVRVTEFRDRMVELNEDIRWVPDHIKEGQFGKWLEGARDWSISRNRYFGTPIPVWVSDDPAFPRTDVYGSLEDIERDFGRLPVNEDGEPDLHRPYIDDLTRPNPDDPTGQSTMRRIPDVFDVWFDSGSMPFAQVHYPFDNREWFDGHHPADFIVEYIGQTRGWFYVMHVLATALFDRPAFTTCISHGIVLGSDGRKMSKSLRNYPDVNEVFHRDGSDAMRWFLMASPILRGGNLVVTEEGIREGVREVMLPLWSSYYFFQLYAGAANGGAGYQASLVADADVASLPVMDRYVLAKTAELVDTMTAQLDAYDVPGASASLTASMDLLTNWYVRTQRDRFWDEDPQAFDTLYTVLVTITGVAAPLLPLLTEEIWRGLTGGRSVHLTDYPTAPEAWRDTSLGDVMDQVREVVSTAHALRKKEQIRVRQPLAALHVAVDDVAAFDPYAGLVAAELNVKAVHVQAVAEFTAAHPVEQQLTVNARAAGPRIGKEVQAAIRGSKTGDWSLSASGEVVAGGVALVEGEYELATVIGGGSAGSDAGSEQAAAVLPSGGFVLLETGLTPELEAEGYARDVIRTVQDRRKAEGLNVSDRIRLTLRVPMDRLGAVEGWGGLIARETLAQNPETGEDHIEVIAGTELDVAVEKV
- a CDS encoding PQQ-dependent sugar dehydrogenase; protein product: MSRRPLIPRHSGTRPLPRLRAARSGAIVAATMLALAACSSDATPDATTGSPDDVPGVTAGSASPPPSAQPPSVSREVAEMVVVAREDVATGLSAPWAMAFEPDGSILVTERDDGRVLRVSPDGTPTELTGPGAEALAETDATGEAGLLGIALLPSDPSVLYAYLTRADGNAVVRMSLDGDVLDAPVDVVAGIPKASNHDGGRIAFGPDGHLYVATGDAAQADLAQDRSTLHGTILRVVADGPDGEEDGAPAPDNPFGDLVWSYGHRNVQGLGWSPDGTMLASEFGQADADELNVIVPGANYGWPVVEGLIGAPDGTGLGQTVDGLTYPVAEWRPTAAASPSGIAVTAEGAYVAALRGEAIYRVPFTAEGVGEPQVLVDDLGRVRAVTIGPDGALYALTNNTDGRGDPRDGDDRIVRLELEPVE
- a CDS encoding helix-turn-helix domain-containing protein, which translates into the protein MATERARLLLHPVRMRIVIALSAQQLTTRHIHELMPEVPQASLYRAIAQLASAGIVEVVSEERRGGAMERTYRLAPDDVPLTAEDVESSSPEEALAAVQTLADLMVASSSRYLAQAGDEWSQSSLTVRHAALWLTDEERAELGDELLALLARYEAKSRGPKSHLHSVQVAVMPEVGPPDVCPDGQD
- a CDS encoding class I SAM-dependent methyltransferase, producing the protein MTIQAEPLEVLDVLWDVEMPSGDRLPVHKADARAKLEDRGQQRAARMLDGLPVRKDGTLEEVPVDQVFLAVHLELARLSEFVHVPQRMASSLAPIVAQLRDDAGGTIRVVDVGCGIGFDTRVLAATRALGPDVEFVGLDFNSLLVDAAARLARAEDIPVRFIHGDALDPSLAIDDPARTLMISSGVLHHIGRDSLGDFFARHGDLGVAGFAHFDPSPGFWTHAGAWMLHRTRMREPISRHDGSMSMRRALSAQELLDSATARIGDDYELTCEDVSRYIPQPEKIVRPIVGRRR